One window of the Paenibacillus beijingensis genome contains the following:
- a CDS encoding carbohydrate ABC transporter permease: MTKVEIYGSISRRAFLISNYAFLTLLSLIMFLPFMNVIAQSLSSPGAIERGEVMFWPIEWTTQYYQYVFQDIAIWRAFGISVYITVLGTLINLAATASLAYPLSRPEYVGRRTLLIFIMLTMIFSAPLIPQFILMRELGLVNTLWALMIPTAISAFNLFVLRSFFMQLPSEIIDSARIDGCGEPRILWNIVLPLSKPALATIGIFYSVTNWNKYMDALYYINDRQLYPLQVKLRELLITDDLTDTGNLAFEVTSQSVQGVQMAVILVATVPIIMIYPFLQRFFIKGMLIGSIKS, from the coding sequence ATGACAAAAGTGGAAATATATGGTAGTATTAGCCGCAGGGCGTTTCTTATTTCCAACTACGCTTTCTTAACGCTGCTGTCTTTAATCATGTTCCTGCCGTTTATGAACGTAATCGCCCAGTCGCTAAGCAGCCCGGGCGCGATCGAACGCGGGGAGGTGATGTTCTGGCCGATCGAATGGACAACTCAATATTACCAGTACGTGTTCCAAGATATAGCGATATGGAGAGCGTTCGGTATCTCCGTCTATATTACGGTGCTGGGCACGCTCATCAATCTGGCCGCCACCGCATCGCTTGCTTATCCGCTGTCGAGACCGGAATACGTCGGCAGGCGCACGCTTCTTATTTTCATCATGCTCACGATGATTTTCAGCGCGCCGCTCATTCCGCAGTTCATCCTGATGCGCGAGCTCGGCCTCGTCAACACGCTTTGGGCACTGATGATCCCGACTGCAATCAGCGCATTCAACCTGTTCGTGCTGCGCTCGTTCTTCATGCAGCTGCCCAGCGAAATTATCGATTCCGCCCGCATCGACGGCTGCGGAGAGCCGCGCATCCTGTGGAACATCGTATTGCCGCTGTCGAAGCCGGCGCTCGCCACGATCGGCATATTTTATTCGGTGACGAACTGGAACAAGTATATGGACGCGCTGTATTATATTAATGACAGGCAGTTGTATCCGCTGCAGGTAAAGCTGCGCGAGCTTCTGATTACCGACGATCTGACCGACACCGGCAACCTCGCCTTCGAAGTGACCTCCCAGTCGGTGCAAGGCGTGCAGATGGCCGTCATTTTGGTGGCTACGGTTCCGATCATCATGATATATCCGTTTCTGCAGCGCTTTTTCATCAAAGGCATGCTGATCGGCTCGATAAAGTCGTAG
- a CDS encoding extracellular solute-binding protein: MKRLFTRSMITLLVIATLAGCTSNNGGTNASNKTPGDTPAAEEPQKEPTKFSIAMRTLNVAYVEKSPDINKDKYVLELEKMTNTDLDIRLIPHNEYQEKMIQMFATNDIPDVVQGSGGISGPELAGAVQNGVLLPLNDLLQEYGQDLLKFIPKDAWDRLTDSKTGTIYGIPEVLSNPSRRATWIRTDLLEKAGKPVPKTVEEMIDVLRAFKEIGVEHPFAGRKNFKYADTIFGAYDVFGYNNQFKLFPDGQVKPSFFDAENMKKAIGLYKTMHDEGLISREFATIESTDFRNIITSGKAGMWSMNANELPIWGAQLMNNVPTAKVALIPSPIGPDGSGGYAHYNPVTRSFFINANAKDKAADIVKFFNWMVSEQAELFFSFGIEGEDYKVENGRPVLEIPTDTEGTDKLRYLNYWLWMVQDTTYNKRVSSLSETGLQMIDAFDNMLSKEGRRGIEFDPRLDALIRYPDLNPKSDELPPLILEHVLRMVYGREPVDDYEKVLEEYLSKGGREVIEEATARFQAKENAFE, translated from the coding sequence ATGAAAAGGTTGTTCACCCGCTCGATGATTACTTTACTTGTCATCGCCACGCTTGCCGGCTGCACAAGCAACAATGGCGGAACGAACGCGTCGAACAAAACGCCCGGAGATACGCCTGCTGCCGAAGAGCCGCAGAAAGAGCCCACGAAGTTCTCGATCGCAATGCGTACACTTAACGTCGCTTATGTCGAGAAAAGCCCGGATATTAACAAGGACAAATATGTGCTTGAACTGGAAAAAATGACGAATACGGATCTAGACATTCGGTTGATCCCCCATAACGAATATCAGGAAAAGATGATTCAGATGTTCGCTACCAACGATATTCCCGACGTCGTGCAGGGCAGCGGGGGCATAAGCGGACCAGAGCTTGCCGGTGCGGTGCAGAACGGCGTGCTGCTGCCGCTCAACGATTTGCTGCAGGAATACGGCCAAGACCTGCTGAAATTCATTCCGAAGGATGCCTGGGACCGGTTGACCGATTCGAAAACCGGCACCATTTACGGTATTCCCGAGGTGCTGTCCAATCCTTCCCGCCGTGCCACCTGGATACGCACCGACCTGCTTGAGAAAGCAGGCAAGCCGGTCCCGAAGACCGTCGAAGAGATGATCGACGTGCTGCGCGCCTTTAAGGAAATAGGCGTCGAGCATCCGTTTGCCGGACGCAAAAATTTCAAATATGCGGACACGATCTTCGGCGCTTACGACGTCTTCGGTTATAACAATCAGTTCAAGCTGTTCCCTGACGGCCAGGTGAAGCCGAGCTTCTTCGACGCCGAAAACATGAAGAAAGCGATCGGACTGTATAAGACGATGCATGACGAGGGCTTGATCAGCCGGGAATTCGCCACGATCGAAAGCACCGATTTCCGCAATATCATTACGAGCGGAAAAGCCGGCATGTGGTCGATGAACGCCAACGAGCTGCCGATCTGGGGCGCGCAGCTGATGAATAACGTGCCGACGGCCAAGGTCGCGCTGATCCCGTCTCCGATCGGACCGGACGGAAGCGGCGGATATGCCCATTACAATCCGGTTACCCGGTCGTTCTTCATCAATGCCAACGCGAAGGATAAAGCGGCCGACATCGTGAAGTTTTTCAATTGGATGGTCAGTGAGCAGGCGGAGCTGTTCTTCAGCTTCGGAATCGAAGGAGAGGATTACAAAGTGGAGAACGGCAGGCCGGTTCTGGAGATTCCGACCGATACCGAGGGAACCGACAAGCTGCGCTACCTCAACTACTGGCTATGGATGGTCCAGGACACGACGTATAACAAACGGGTTTCCTCGCTCTCCGAGACGGGCCTGCAGATGATTGATGCGTTCGACAACATGCTGTCCAAGGAAGGACGGCGCGGCATCGAGTTCGACCCGAGGCTTGACGCGTTGATCAGATATCCGGACTTGAATCCGAAATCCGACGAACTGCCGCCGCTCATTCTTGAGCACGTGCTGCGAATGGTGTATGGCAGAGAACCGGTCGACGATTACGAGAAGGTGCTGGAGGAGTATTTGTCCAAAGGCGGACGGGAAGTAATCGAGGAAGCGACTGCCCGTTTCCAAGCAAAAGAAAACGCTTTCGAATAA
- a CDS encoding response regulator transcription factor produces the protein MFRILVVDDEPMIRTGLVKLLQAADGSISAAETAANGEEAMELMRRCRPDFLITDIKMPRMDGLELCRQARELYKDLPIVVISGYGEFEYARQCMSCGVKQYLLKPVTRDGVRETVKKLIAEANERYQPAYFSIAKLEQWLDLLEQAVWHLEQKTIGETIAEMESYCRTQCLDGVQTRQLLTDVYANLLKKLNKRDVYKVEAQDPLPLAAGLKEQAEIYAWFGQSLQGLVNWIKGKRKGNLKEPIEEAKDYIERNLSRELSLDEVADMVGLNPSYFSQLFKQMTDETFVHYRIKRRMEKAKKLLAVPHYKITDISFEVGYADHPHFTKTFKRMTGCTPSEYREKLGID, from the coding sequence ATGTTCCGCATTCTTGTTGTCGATGACGAGCCGATGATTCGCACAGGTTTGGTCAAGCTGCTGCAAGCGGCGGACGGATCAATCTCCGCAGCCGAGACCGCGGCGAACGGCGAGGAAGCGATGGAGCTCATGCGCCGGTGCCGGCCCGATTTCCTGATCACAGATATTAAGATGCCGCGTATGGACGGATTGGAGCTGTGCCGGCAAGCCAGGGAGTTGTACAAGGATTTGCCGATCGTCGTCATTTCCGGATACGGCGAATTTGAATATGCGCGGCAGTGCATGTCCTGCGGGGTCAAGCAATATCTGCTTAAGCCCGTCACCCGCGACGGGGTGAGAGAAACGGTGAAAAAGCTGATCGCCGAAGCGAACGAGCGGTACCAGCCCGCTTATTTCTCGATCGCGAAGCTGGAGCAGTGGCTGGACCTGCTGGAGCAGGCGGTCTGGCATCTGGAGCAGAAGACGATCGGCGAAACGATAGCGGAAATGGAAAGCTACTGCCGCACGCAGTGCCTGGACGGGGTGCAGACGCGCCAGCTGCTGACGGATGTTTATGCCAATCTGCTCAAGAAGCTGAACAAGCGCGACGTTTATAAAGTCGAAGCTCAGGATCCGCTGCCGCTGGCGGCCGGATTGAAGGAGCAGGCGGAGATCTACGCGTGGTTCGGGCAGTCGCTGCAAGGGCTCGTCAACTGGATCAAAGGCAAGCGCAAAGGCAATCTGAAGGAGCCGATCGAAGAGGCGAAGGATTACATCGAGCGCAATCTGTCCAGAGAGCTGTCGCTTGATGAGGTCGCCGATATGGTCGGACTGAATCCGTCTTATTTCAGCCAGCTGTTCAAGCAGATGACGGACGAGACATTCGTCCATTACCGGATTAAACGGCGGATGGAGAAAGCGAAGAAGCTGCTGGCGGTTCCGCATTATAAAATTACGGATATTTCGTTTGAAGTCGGATACGCCGACCATCCGCATTTTACGAAAACGTTCAAGCGCATGACCGGCTGCACCCCGTCCGAATATCGAGAGAAGCTGGGGATCGATTGA
- a CDS encoding cache domain-containing sensor histidine kinase: MKRSLSRTVFIYFFVVILFSLSTVGFFSYLESSRAIDEQVEKYVTQVINNALLQTDNHLKTFERLSNSILSQQIVKRFLDMDPEDSYEYYRFQNEVRKNVLQKIFITYPTQINMIYILGYHGRSIFDDNQNFSANTVDPSDRLRELIEKTPEQGEIAIMNTSLLEKDQGHVITIARKIRGYNSYAVKGILAIEIKDQPLTSLWSTVDLGEQGFFFILNDNGNVVYAPETDRLGDVLQTDISQRVQEGNERFIRNVRGEPMMFVSRKSGYSGWSLVVSLPVKELRAPISSIRSTTIAVGIVTLVVALFLAVRFGRSIVRPLRHLRESMRETEKGNWSSISGEAREDEIGGLIHSYNVMVSRLSEMIERVYRAELREYKTQLELQNIQLERQRAEFQALQLQINPHFLYNTLETINCYAIVQDSDDISEMVAAMAYMLRYSIQTNLEEITIANELNHVRNYMMILKHRIGREFEIDVIVPPKLLLEKTVRLTLQPIVENIFQHAFADGIEPHHFVCIDARKEDGYLQITVEDNGVGIEAEKLRQLQERLRRNRLADTAEETEPYKRGGIGLINVHRRIQMVYGDEFGIRIESTRDFGTKIMMTMPL, encoded by the coding sequence ATGAAGCGCAGCTTGTCCCGTACGGTTTTCATTTACTTTTTCGTCGTCATTCTGTTCTCGTTGTCCACCGTCGGTTTCTTTTCTTATCTTGAGTCGTCGCGCGCGATCGACGAGCAGGTGGAGAAGTACGTTACACAGGTCATCAACAACGCCTTGCTGCAGACCGACAACCATCTGAAGACATTCGAGCGGCTGTCGAACTCCATATTGTCCCAGCAGATTGTAAAGAGATTTCTTGACATGGATCCGGAAGACAGCTACGAATATTATCGGTTTCAAAACGAAGTGCGCAAGAACGTCTTGCAAAAAATATTTATCACCTATCCGACGCAGATCAATATGATTTATATTTTGGGCTACCACGGACGCTCGATTTTCGACGACAATCAAAATTTTTCGGCCAACACGGTCGATCCGTCCGACCGGCTGCGGGAGTTGATCGAAAAGACGCCGGAGCAGGGCGAAATCGCGATAATGAATACGAGTCTGCTGGAAAAGGACCAAGGCCATGTCATTACGATCGCACGCAAAATTCGCGGTTACAATTCTTACGCGGTGAAAGGCATTCTGGCGATCGAGATCAAGGATCAGCCTCTGACCAGCTTATGGAGCACAGTTGATCTGGGCGAGCAGGGATTTTTCTTCATTCTGAACGACAACGGGAACGTCGTCTACGCACCTGAAACTGACAGGTTGGGGGATGTGCTGCAGACCGATATTTCGCAGCGAGTACAGGAAGGGAACGAACGGTTCATCCGGAACGTCAGGGGCGAGCCGATGATGTTTGTCTCCCGCAAGTCCGGCTACTCCGGGTGGAGTCTCGTCGTATCGCTTCCGGTCAAGGAGCTGCGCGCACCGATTTCCAGCATTCGCTCCACGACGATCGCGGTCGGCATCGTTACGCTGGTAGTCGCGCTGTTTCTGGCGGTCCGTTTCGGACGCTCGATCGTGCGTCCCCTCCGCCATTTAAGGGAGAGCATGAGGGAGACGGAGAAGGGCAATTGGAGCTCGATCAGCGGCGAAGCGAGGGAGGACGAGATCGGCGGCCTTATACACAGCTACAACGTGATGGTGAGCCGCCTGTCCGAGATGATCGAGCGGGTCTATCGCGCGGAGCTGCGCGAGTACAAGACGCAGCTGGAGCTGCAGAACATTCAGCTGGAACGTCAGCGTGCAGAATTTCAAGCGCTCCAATTGCAGATTAACCCGCATTTTCTGTATAACACGCTGGAAACGATAAACTGTTATGCCATCGTGCAGGATTCCGACGACATCTCCGAGATGGTCGCAGCGATGGCGTACATGCTGCGTTACTCGATTCAGACGAACCTGGAGGAAATCACGATCGCCAATGAGCTGAACCATGTCCGAAATTACATGATGATTCTGAAGCACCGGATCGGCAGGGAGTTCGAAATCGACGTGATCGTCCCGCCCAAGCTGCTGCTCGAGAAAACGGTGCGGCTGACACTGCAGCCAATAGTTGAAAATATTTTTCAGCACGCGTTTGCAGATGGCATCGAGCCGCATCATTTCGTCTGCATCGACGCGCGAAAAGAAGACGGTTATTTGCAGATCACTGTCGAGGATAACGGAGTCGGCATTGAAGCGGAAAAGCTGAGGCAGCTGCAGGAGCGGCTGCGCCGCAATCGGCTGGCGGACACTGCTGAGGAGACGGAACCGTACAAGCGAGGCGGGATTGGCCTCATCAATGTTCATCGGAGAATTCAAATGGTTTACGGGGACGAGTTCGGCATTCGAATCGAGAGCACGCGGGATTTCGGCACAAAAATTATGATGACGATGCCGCTATAA
- a CDS encoding SDR family NAD(P)-dependent oxidoreductase: MNIDLTGKIALVTGASGGIGRAAALALAANGAAVAVNYLNSRGTAKQVAAEIAQNGGKAAALQADVTKVEEAQRLVRSAEEELGGSIDILVNNAGHLVQRLPNEEMTEELYNKVMDVNMKSTVFVSKAVIPGMKAKGAGQIVNLTSLAAHNGGGPGASIYAASKAAILTYTKGLAKELASCGIRVNAVSPGFIGQTAFHSTFTPEAAQKATIAGIPLGRAGTPEDVAGVILFLVSDLSAYLTGETIEVNGGMFMR, from the coding sequence ATGAACATTGATCTGACGGGGAAAATCGCATTGGTAACAGGAGCAAGCGGCGGCATCGGCCGCGCCGCGGCGCTTGCGCTGGCCGCAAACGGCGCCGCGGTGGCGGTCAACTATTTGAACAGCAGGGGAACGGCCAAGCAGGTTGCCGCCGAAATCGCGCAAAACGGCGGCAAGGCGGCGGCGCTGCAGGCGGACGTCACGAAGGTGGAGGAGGCCCAGAGGCTTGTCCGCTCGGCCGAGGAAGAGCTTGGCGGCAGCATCGATATTTTGGTCAACAATGCCGGCCATTTGGTGCAGCGTCTTCCGAATGAGGAGATGACCGAAGAGCTGTACAACAAAGTGATGGACGTAAATATGAAGAGCACGGTGTTCGTCAGCAAGGCGGTCATTCCGGGCATGAAAGCGAAAGGAGCGGGGCAAATCGTCAACCTGACCTCCCTCGCGGCGCATAACGGCGGCGGACCCGGCGCTTCCATCTACGCGGCGAGCAAAGCGGCAATCCTGACGTATACGAAAGGGCTGGCGAAAGAGCTTGCTTCCTGCGGCATTCGTGTGAATGCAGTATCACCGGGCTTCATCGGACAGACGGCGTTCCATTCGACCTTTACGCCGGAGGCGGCGCAGAAGGCGACGATCGCGGGCATCCCGCTCGGCCGCGCCGGCACGCCGGAGGATGTGGCGGGCGTCATCTTGTTCCTCGTTTCCGATCTCAGCGCGTATTTGACGGGCGAGACGATCGAGGTTAACGGAGGCATGTTCATGCGATGA
- a CDS encoding heparinase II/III domain-containing protein gives MRTDGKKWRSGWYVESVQELKRELDQVITLRPDIPSEPGGWWHQYVCPQHHTELLFDPLAPDCGEYACPYGCRLTGEPYRAAWLVFKHQAMARYALQAAAVYAATRETAYADLGTSIIVRYAERFPNYPVHPDAQPWMLKGRAFHQALTEAIWASTLLRAHLLLADEGNKLQKGQAQSFDRFLFMLESSMKEYHRILTFERGNPENNYTAWLNAALCCIYAVRGQKEELQAHIERVGGFRHHLSIAVRPDNFEFEGSTYYHLFVLRAYFIAAEMAQRFGIDLYSAAGDRGQTLQGMLDALLPLADRSGYLAALHDGPYAREPFAREIAEIAEIGLAKYGRTDYVPLLAQAYRQLYGSPRRFGLEAVVFGSGEWDLSRPNDGSGSLLLEDSGFAVLRQTANGLSCIVDFGPHGGSHGHYDKLNLIVNGPRSPLAPDRGTVPYGSPLKKMWYPATACHNTVTVGGRSQREAEGRCLRFEATEMHAYGWFSSEQAYKGCKLDRHLFAAGEFVLDWFTVELDAAEPRAVQWWFHSLGELLPGSGKGSNGVSDGNSGTSGNNAYSSNDGNGGWAACANPPAGGDGYSYIEWLGQWERQRAGEAVQLKFRQAAGDCLSVSLLTAEGSALYHVASPGTADDPTRPMHGIMHEQSGTMLHFVAAYRCSDEPFSLSWAGSNSDDAGTNKSLEVSRKDGKLVCRFALTDSGLKER, from the coding sequence ATGAGGACGGACGGGAAGAAATGGCGCAGCGGTTGGTACGTGGAGTCGGTACAGGAGCTGAAGCGGGAGCTGGATCAAGTTATCACGCTTCGGCCGGACATTCCGTCCGAACCTGGCGGTTGGTGGCATCAATACGTCTGTCCGCAGCATCATACGGAGCTGCTGTTCGATCCGCTCGCGCCGGATTGCGGCGAGTACGCGTGTCCTTACGGTTGCCGGTTGACCGGGGAGCCGTACCGCGCAGCCTGGCTCGTCTTCAAGCATCAGGCGATGGCCCGTTATGCGCTTCAGGCAGCTGCTGTCTACGCGGCAACAAGGGAGACGGCTTATGCGGATCTGGGTACGTCGATCATTGTGCGGTATGCCGAGCGGTTCCCGAACTACCCCGTACACCCGGATGCACAGCCATGGATGTTGAAGGGCAGGGCGTTTCACCAGGCGCTGACAGAAGCGATCTGGGCGTCAACGCTGCTGCGGGCGCACCTGCTGCTCGCGGACGAAGGGAATAAGCTTCAGAAAGGGCAGGCCCAATCGTTCGACCGTTTTCTGTTCATGCTGGAGAGCAGCATGAAGGAATATCACCGGATATTGACATTCGAGCGCGGCAATCCCGAGAACAATTACACGGCCTGGCTGAACGCTGCGCTCTGCTGCATCTATGCGGTTCGTGGACAGAAGGAAGAGCTGCAGGCCCATATCGAGCGTGTAGGCGGCTTTCGTCATCATCTGTCGATCGCCGTCAGGCCGGACAACTTCGAATTCGAGGGCAGCACGTATTATCATCTGTTCGTGCTGCGGGCGTATTTCATCGCGGCGGAGATGGCGCAGCGGTTCGGCATCGATCTCTATTCGGCGGCCGGCGACCGGGGGCAGACGCTGCAGGGCATGCTGGATGCGCTGCTGCCGCTTGCGGACCGCAGCGGTTATTTGGCCGCACTGCACGACGGCCCGTATGCAAGGGAGCCGTTCGCCAGGGAGATTGCGGAAATTGCGGAGATCGGTCTGGCGAAATATGGAAGAACCGACTATGTGCCGCTGCTTGCGCAGGCGTACCGTCAGCTGTACGGCTCGCCGCGGCGCTTCGGCCTGGAAGCGGTCGTATTCGGGTCCGGGGAATGGGACCTGTCCCGGCCGAACGATGGCAGCGGCAGCTTGCTGCTGGAGGACAGCGGCTTCGCGGTGCTGAGGCAGACGGCGAACGGGCTGAGCTGCATCGTCGATTTCGGGCCGCACGGCGGCTCGCACGGCCATTACGACAAGCTGAATCTGATTGTCAACGGTCCCCGTTCACCACTTGCGCCCGACCGTGGCACGGTGCCGTACGGCTCGCCGCTGAAGAAGATGTGGTATCCGGCAACGGCATGCCATAATACGGTAACCGTCGGCGGCAGGTCGCAGCGTGAGGCCGAAGGCCGCTGCCTTCGTTTCGAAGCGACGGAGATGCACGCCTACGGCTGGTTCAGCTCGGAGCAGGCCTATAAAGGCTGCAAGCTGGATCGTCATTTGTTCGCAGCCGGCGAGTTCGTGCTGGACTGGTTTACGGTCGAGCTTGACGCTGCGGAGCCAAGGGCGGTGCAGTGGTGGTTCCACTCGCTTGGCGAGCTGCTGCCTGGCAGCGGAAAGGGCAGCAATGGCGTCAGTGACGGAAACAGTGGAACTTCTGGAAATAACGCTTACAGCAGCAACGATGGCAATGGGGGATGGGCGGCATGCGCGAACCCGCCTGCAGGCGGCGACGGTTATTCCTATATTGAATGGCTTGGGCAATGGGAGAGGCAGCGGGCCGGCGAGGCGGTGCAGCTGAAGTTCCGCCAAGCGGCCGGAGATTGCCTGTCTGTTTCGCTGCTGACGGCGGAAGGCTCTGCTCTCTACCATGTGGCGTCACCGGGTACGGCGGACGATCCGACGCGGCCGATGCATGGCATCATGCACGAACAAAGCGGAACAATGCTGCATTTCGTTGCCGCCTATCGCTGCAGCGATGAGCCTTTCTCATTATCATGGGCCGGTAGCAATAGCGATGATGCCGGGACTAATAAATCGCTGGAAGTAAGCCGCAAGGACGGTAAGCTTGTCTGCCGCTTTGCTTTAACCGATTCCGGTTTGAAGGAGAGGTAG
- a CDS encoding DUF4962 domain-containing protein encodes MKKLFEPISGLLSVPYEPNEQTVILENPPRFTWMPAQLGDDRYVLQISDSADFASGRTETISPIPHNLYTPDHPLAPGRYYWRYALLEEAGEAAQTEWSRVRSFNVPEGLPETPLPARETRFADAKAGHPRLWLSPEGVAAFRERLKADPAFCGWDVFCEQSVRPWIERTPTAEPARYPGNKRVAKLWRQMYIDCQETLYAIRHLSVAGIILEDKTLIDRAKTWLLHVISWDTEGTTSRDYNDEAAFRIAGAIAWGYDWLYEHLSRQERADVRANLLRRTEQVAFHVIERSKIHQVPYDSHAVRSLSSVLVPASIALLHDEPKAKEWLDYTVEYYACLYSPWGGEDGGWAEGPLYWTSGMAYVIDALNLLRNYTSLDYFKRPFFAKAGDFPLYCCSPDTIRASFGDQSFLGEPASLKTGFNIRQFAGLTGNGLYQWYYERVKMSDTDADEKFYNYGWWDFRFDDMLYKHDYPEIQAVEPVDNAIQPVKWFRDIGWVAMHHRMDDPGEHIMVLAKSSKYGSISHSHGDQNGFLLHAYGEPLAIESGYYVAFGSTMHMNWRRQTRSTNTILVDGQGQYAGKDKVLCKEACGVVEEAYYRPGFGYARLNAKAAYKKNVPYLSRYIREIYFFNRTYAVIVDYVDLAQPGTVEWLFHTLYQMTLKGQSFRVNGVKAELEGRFVYNSSGDLALSQHDRFTDVDPAETEGLASQWHLHAATKPAASHRLVSLLVPMKKGERKYVSYFLDDQDHGVHIYFTNEQGITQKVEVQKAY; translated from the coding sequence TTGAAGAAGCTTTTTGAACCGATAAGCGGTCTGCTGTCCGTGCCTTATGAACCGAACGAGCAGACGGTAATACTGGAAAATCCGCCGCGCTTTACATGGATGCCAGCGCAGCTGGGTGACGACCGTTATGTGCTGCAAATTTCCGATTCGGCCGATTTCGCTTCCGGCCGGACCGAAACGATAAGCCCGATCCCGCACAACCTGTACACGCCGGATCACCCCCTGGCGCCAGGCCGTTATTATTGGCGGTATGCGTTGCTGGAGGAAGCGGGCGAAGCGGCGCAAACCGAATGGAGCCGGGTACGCAGCTTCAACGTACCGGAAGGCTTGCCCGAGACGCCGCTGCCAGCGCGTGAGACCAGATTTGCGGACGCGAAGGCCGGCCATCCCCGCTTATGGCTGTCGCCGGAGGGCGTCGCCGCCTTTCGTGAGCGGCTCAAGGCCGATCCTGCCTTTTGCGGCTGGGATGTCTTTTGCGAGCAATCGGTGCGTCCATGGATCGAAAGGACGCCAACCGCTGAACCCGCCCGTTATCCCGGCAATAAACGGGTTGCCAAGCTGTGGCGCCAGATGTATATCGATTGCCAGGAGACACTTTACGCCATCCGTCATTTAAGCGTGGCGGGCATTATTCTGGAGGACAAAACGCTGATCGATCGCGCCAAGACGTGGCTGCTTCATGTTATCTCCTGGGATACGGAGGGCACGACCTCGCGCGACTATAACGATGAAGCTGCCTTCCGGATAGCGGGAGCGATAGCCTGGGGCTATGACTGGCTGTACGAACATCTGTCAAGACAGGAGCGGGCCGACGTGCGCGCCAATCTGCTGCGGAGGACCGAGCAGGTGGCGTTCCATGTCATTGAGCGATCCAAAATTCATCAGGTGCCGTACGACAGCCATGCCGTCCGCTCGCTCTCTTCGGTGCTCGTGCCGGCTTCGATCGCGCTGTTGCACGATGAGCCGAAAGCAAAGGAATGGCTCGACTATACAGTGGAATATTACGCATGTCTTTATTCGCCTTGGGGCGGCGAGGACGGCGGTTGGGCGGAAGGTCCGCTCTATTGGACGAGCGGCATGGCTTACGTGATCGACGCGCTCAATCTGCTGCGCAATTATACGTCGCTTGATTATTTCAAACGGCCGTTCTTCGCGAAGGCCGGCGACTTTCCGCTCTACTGCTGCAGTCCGGACACGATCCGCGCGAGCTTCGGCGACCAGTCGTTCCTCGGCGAGCCGGCCAGTCTCAAAACCGGCTTCAATATCCGCCAGTTTGCCGGCTTGACGGGCAACGGGCTCTATCAATGGTACTACGAGCGGGTGAAGATGTCGGACACGGACGCCGATGAGAAATTTTACAATTATGGCTGGTGGGATTTCCGGTTCGACGATATGCTCTACAAACATGATTATCCCGAAATCCAGGCGGTCGAACCTGTCGATAACGCGATCCAGCCGGTCAAATGGTTCCGCGACATCGGATGGGTCGCGATGCATCACCGAATGGATGACCCGGGGGAGCATATTATGGTGCTGGCCAAGAGCAGCAAATACGGCTCGATCAGCCACAGCCACGGCGACCAGAACGGCTTTCTGCTGCACGCTTACGGCGAGCCGCTGGCGATCGAGAGCGGGTATTACGTTGCCTTCGGCAGCACGATGCATATGAACTGGCGGCGGCAGACGCGTTCGACCAATACGATCCTCGTCGATGGTCAAGGCCAATATGCGGGCAAGGATAAAGTGCTCTGCAAGGAAGCTTGCGGCGTCGTGGAGGAGGCCTATTACCGACCTGGTTTCGGCTACGCACGATTGAACGCCAAAGCGGCTTACAAGAAAAACGTCCCTTACCTGAGCCGCTATATACGGGAGATTTATTTTTTCAATCGGACTTATGCGGTTATCGTTGATTACGTGGATCTTGCGCAGCCGGGCACGGTCGAATGGCTGTTCCACACGCTGTATCAGATGACACTGAAGGGACAATCGTTCCGCGTGAACGGCGTGAAGGCCGAGCTGGAAGGACGGTTTGTCTACAACTCCTCCGGCGATTTGGCCTTGTCGCAGCATGACCGGTTCACGGATGTCGATCCGGCCGAGACCGAAGGATTGGCCAGCCAGTGGCACCTGCACGCGGCGACGAAGCCGGCGGCGAGCCATCGCCTGGTCAGTCTGCTTGTGCCGATGAAGAAGGGCGAGCGCAAATACGTCTCTTACTTCTTGGATGACCAGGACCACGGCGTGCACATTTATTTCACCAACGAGCAGGGAATTACACAGAAGGTGGAAGTGCAGAAGGCGTATTGA